A genome region from Nitrospira sp. includes the following:
- a CDS encoding PhzF family phenazine biosynthesis protein, producing the protein MPGPRRLQFYQADVFTDEPFGGNPVAVFPDADGLTDVELQQIAREMNLSETVFVFPPTDKAAVVKMRIFTPTQEIPFAGHPVIGTFFVLATLDRLALREPVTRVLQECNLGLFPVDIHTCNGVIERVVMAQPSPQFLDVIDEPEALFAIARGLGITKAAISETRFPVQVVSTGLPVIIVPVRTLTAVRQIVPDVAAIADLSQQYGANGIMVFSTMTVEQSSSVHTRMFAPLIGIVEDPATGSASGALGAYLVQHGVVDIRPSTEITAEQGYEIDRPSRILIQVDSDDDVIQSVTVGGQATMVVEGTLTF; encoded by the coding sequence ATGCCTGGTCCGAGGCGATTGCAGTTCTATCAAGCCGATGTGTTCACCGATGAACCGTTCGGCGGGAATCCGGTCGCCGTGTTTCCCGATGCGGATGGCCTGACCGACGTGGAATTGCAGCAGATCGCCCGCGAAATGAATCTCTCCGAAACCGTATTCGTGTTTCCCCCGACGGACAAGGCCGCCGTCGTGAAGATGCGCATCTTCACCCCGACACAGGAAATCCCTTTTGCCGGGCATCCGGTGATCGGGACTTTTTTTGTGCTGGCCACCTTGGACCGGCTCGCGCTTCGAGAGCCGGTCACGCGGGTGCTGCAGGAATGTAATCTCGGGCTCTTCCCTGTCGACATCCACACCTGCAATGGCGTGATTGAGCGCGTGGTCATGGCGCAGCCGAGCCCGCAGTTTCTGGATGTGATCGATGAGCCGGAGGCGTTATTTGCGATCGCCCGCGGATTGGGGATTACGAAGGCTGCGATTTCCGAAACCCGCTTCCCGGTGCAGGTTGTCTCCACCGGGTTGCCGGTCATCATCGTGCCGGTGCGGACGCTCACGGCGGTGCGGCAGATCGTTCCCGACGTCGCGGCCATTGCGGACCTGTCTCAGCAGTACGGCGCCAACGGCATCATGGTGTTCAGCACGATGACCGTCGAACAGTCTTCCAGCGTGCATACGCGGATGTTCGCTCCCTTGATCGGCATCGTGGAAGATCCGGCGACCGGAAGCGCCAGTGGCGCGTTGGGTGCCTATCTGGTTCAGCATGGTGTGGTGGATATCAGGCCGTCGACCGAGATTACCGCCGAGCAGGGGTACGAGATCGATCGTCCATCCCGCATCCTCATTCAAGTGGATTCTGATGACGATGTGATTCAGTCCGTGACCGTTGGAGGACAGGCGACGATGGTGGTGGAGGGAACCCTTACCTTCTAG
- a CDS encoding zinc-binding dehydrogenase: MNAVVFHEHGGPGKLQYQEMPMPTIGVDEVLVRVKACALNHLDIWIRQGSPAYPMPLPHILGSDIAGVVQQIGAHVEGVAEGERVYVSPGVGCGHCEQCLAGRDNMCRSYGLIGAMCHGGYAEYVKVPARNVFPIPGALSFEQAAAFPLVSVTAWHMLFGLAALQPGEDVLIMGAGSGVGHMAIQMAKLAGARVLTTVGSDDKAAKAKALGADEVINHTREQVSQRVRELTHRRGVDVVIEHIGPEVWVQCIDSLAKGGRLVTCGATTGAEVKLDLRHVYSRQLTIRGSYMGTQSELLKAAQLVGQGRLQPVIDRTFPLSEAKAAQEYLLNRKFFGKIVLSVS, translated from the coding sequence ATGAATGCAGTGGTGTTCCACGAACATGGCGGGCCGGGGAAGCTGCAGTATCAAGAGATGCCGATGCCGACGATCGGCGTCGATGAAGTGCTGGTGCGGGTCAAAGCCTGCGCCTTGAACCATCTCGACATCTGGATTCGGCAGGGCAGTCCCGCCTATCCGATGCCGCTTCCGCATATCCTCGGCTCGGACATTGCCGGCGTGGTACAGCAGATCGGTGCGCATGTGGAAGGGGTTGCCGAGGGCGAACGCGTGTATGTCTCTCCAGGGGTCGGCTGCGGGCATTGCGAGCAATGCCTCGCCGGGCGCGACAACATGTGCCGCTCCTACGGGTTGATCGGGGCGATGTGTCATGGCGGGTATGCCGAGTACGTGAAGGTGCCGGCGCGGAATGTGTTCCCGATTCCCGGTGCGTTGAGCTTCGAGCAGGCTGCCGCATTTCCGTTGGTATCGGTCACCGCCTGGCATATGTTGTTCGGGTTGGCCGCTCTGCAACCCGGTGAAGACGTGTTGATTATGGGCGCGGGGAGCGGGGTGGGGCACATGGCGATCCAGATGGCCAAGCTTGCCGGCGCCCGTGTGCTGACCACGGTCGGGAGTGATGACAAGGCCGCAAAGGCCAAGGCGCTCGGTGCCGATGAGGTCATCAATCACACTCGCGAGCAGGTGAGCCAGCGGGTGCGGGAGCTGACCCACCGACGCGGAGTGGATGTGGTGATCGAACACATCGGCCCGGAGGTATGGGTGCAGTGTATCGATTCCTTGGCCAAAGGCGGTCGGTTGGTGACCTGTGGCGCGACGACGGGCGCGGAGGTGAAACTCGATCTGCGGCATGTATATTCGAGGCAGCTCACGATTCGTGGCTCCTACATGGGGACGCAGAGTGAATTGCTCAAGGCCGCTCAGTTGGTCGGCCAGGGCAGGTTGCAGCCGGTGATCGACCGGACGTTCCCGCTGTCCGAAGCGAAGGCTGCGCAAGAATATCTTCTGAATCGAAAGTTTTTTGGTAAGATCGTGTTGAGCGTTTCATAA